The genomic stretch CTGAAACCACGACGACCGCGTTCGGCCAGTTGCGCCTGCTCCTGTTCGATCGCCACGTCCTGGCGCATGGCCTTGTGCAAACCGAACATAAAGAAGATCAGCACCACCGAGAACGGCAGGCCTGCCAGCACCACCATGGTCTGCATGGCTTCAAAGTTGCCGGCAAACAGCAAGCCGATGGTCACCAGGGTGATCACCGCCGACCAGAAGATCCGCAGCCAGTGCGGCGCATCCTCATCCACATTGCCGCCCTTGCAGGAAAGGTTGGCCATCATCACCGCGCCGGAATCCGCCGGCGTCAGGAACAGCACAAAGCCGACAAAGATCGACACGCCGATCACCACTTTCGACGCCGGGTAGTACTCCAACAACTGGTAGATCGCCATGGATGGCTGCTCCAGTGCGGTCTTGCCCAGTTCCACGGCACCATGGTTGAGCACCAGGTCCAGGGCCGAGTTACCGAAGATCGACAGCCACGCCAGGGTAAAGCCCAGCGGGATCAGCAGCACGCCCGCCACCAGTTCACGCACGGTACGGCCACGGGAAATACGCGCGATAAACATGCCCACGAACGGTGCCCAGGAAATCCACCAGGCCCAGTAGAACAGGGTCCACAGACCCATCCAGCGCTCGGATTTATCGCCGTCGCCTTCGTACACGTACAGGTCGAAGGTCTTGAGCACCAGGCCGTTCATGTAGTCGCCGATGTTCTGCACAAAGCCGTTGAGCAGGTGCAGGGTCGGGCCAAACAGCAGCACGAAAATCAGCAAGCCACTGAACAGCACGATGTTCAGGTTGGACAGGCGGCGAATGCCGTTCTCCACACCCGACACGGCGGCGATGGTCGCCACGGTGCTCATCACGATGATCACGATCAGCAGGTTGGTGTTGCTGTGTTCCATGCCGAACAGGTTTTCCAACCCCGACGACACCTGCATCGAACCAATCCCCAGGTTCGTCACCAGGCCCAGCAGGGTCACGAACATACCGAAGCCATCCACCGCGTGGCCGGCCGCGCCTTTTACCCAGCGCTCGCCCATCAAGGGGTACAACGCCGAACGCAGGGCCAGCGGCTGGTTATGCCGGTAGGCGAAGTACGCCACCGCCAGGCCGACCAGCGCATAGATCGCCCAGCCATGCAGGCCCCAGTGCAGGAAGGTCAACTGCAACGCCTGGCGCGCAGCCATATGGGTAGCGGGGGCGCCTTCAGGCGGGTTGAAGTAGTGATCCAGCGGCTCGGACGCGCCGAAGTACAGCAGCGAGATGCCGATGCCCGAGGAGAACAACATGCCGGCCCAGGCACCGTAGCTGAAGTCTGGCGTGTCGGCCTTGCTGCCCAGCTTCAATTTGCCGTAGGAGGAAAACGCCAGGCCCACCACAAACACCAGGTAGGCGGCGATGACCACCATGTAGTACCAGCCAAAGCTCTTCGAGAGCCAGGTCTGGGCGACTCCCAGCATTCTGCCGGCCTCTTGCGGGGCGATGATCAGAACGGCGGTCAACAACAGGATCAACGCGGTGGAGGTGTAGAACACCCAACCGTTGACCCGCACCTTTTCCGGTGGGGTCTTTATAAGAGAGGCAGAACTCATGGCACAGAGGCTCCGGGCAGTGCGAGAGAGGACACAAGGCAACGCGTGACCCGCGCCATCGATTTTTCGGCAGTCGACGGACGGGTGTTATAAAGACATCCCGAAAAACCCCGAACCCCAGCGACCCAGGGTCATGGGCGGTTTCAAGGGTTTTCGTGGATGTCAGATGCGCCTGTCTACATGTAGGAAACACCTGTAGGCAGCGACCATTTGTCGCAGATCTTATTCTTTGTTGATTGAACGTTCAATCAAAACAAAATAGACTGGCCCTCAAGCCGACGAACGTTTACGCCCGTCGGCAGGCCTAAGGAGAGGTGCTACATGCCCAAGGTCGGTATGCAACCCATACGCCGCCAGCAGTTGATCGAAGCCACATTGACGGCCATCGATCAGGTCGGGATGGGAGACGCCAGCATTGCGCTGATCGCCCGTCTGGCCGGCGTCTCGAACGGCATCATCAGTCACTACTTTCAGGACAAGAATGGCCTGATCGCGGCAACGATGCGGTACCTGATGAATGTGCTGATCGAGAACGTCCACGAACGTCGGCAGGCATTGAAGGAAGACAGCCCCCGGGCGCACCTTCAAGTGATTATTGGCGGCAACTTCGACGCCAGCCAGGTCAATGGCCCGGCAATGAAAACCTGGCTGGCCTTCTGGGCCACCAGCATGCACCACCCGTCTTTGCACAGGTTGCAGCGGATCAACGATCACCGCCTGTATTCCAACCTGTGCTGCCAGTTCCGCCGTGTGCTGCCGCTTGCCGAAGCACGCAGCGCAGCCCGAGGCCTGGCGGCCCTGATCGACGGTTTGTGGTTGCGCGGCGCCCTGTCGGGAGACGCTTTCGACACGGAGCAGGCGCAACGGATCGCTTACGAATACATGGATTTCCAATTGGCCAAGCAGGTGAGTTAGAGCACACATAAACGCTCAACCCCTGAACGGCTACTGAGCGGGCTGCGCCCCTCAGTGGTTAACGCCAACCACTTATGCACTTGCGAGGACTTTATGGCCCGTTTCGAACTGCAAAAACTCTACATTGACGGCGGCTACTCCGACGCTGGCAGCGACGCCACCTTCGAAGCCATCAACCCGGCTAACGGTGAAGTTCTCGCCAACGTGCAACGCGCTACTTTCGAGGACGTCGAGCGCGCGGTGGTCAGCGCCGAAAAGGGCCAGAAAATCTGGGCCGCCATGACCGCCATGGAGCGTTCGCGCATCCTGCGTCGCGCCGTGGAAATCCTGCGCGAGCGCAACGATGAACTGGCCGCCCTGGAAACCCTGGACACCGGTAAGGCCTTCTCCGAAACCAAGTATGTCGACATCGTCACCGGCGCCGACGTGCTGGAATACTACGCAGGCCTGGTGCCCGCCATCGAAGGCGAGCAGATCCCGCTGCGCACCACCTCGTTCGTCTACACCCGCCGCGAGCCACTGGGCGTGGTCGCCGGTATCGGCGCGTGGAACTACCCGATCCAGATCGCTCTGTGGAAATCCGCGCCAGCCCTGGCTGCCGGCAACGCAATGATCTTCAAGCCAAGCGAAGTGACGTCGCTGACCACCCTGAAACTGGCCGAGATCTACACCGAAGCCGGCGTTCCGGATGGCGTGTTCAACGTCCTGACCGGCAGCGGTCGTGAAGTCGGCACCTGGCTGACCGAGCACCCGCGCATCGAAAAGATCTCCTTCACCGGCGGCACCGACACCGGCAAGAAAGTCATGGCCAGCGCTTCGAGTTCCTCGCTCAAAGACGTGACCATGGAACTGGGCGGCAAATCCCCGCTGATCATTTTCGACGACGCCGACCTGGATCGCGCCGCCGACACCGCGATGATGGCCAACTTCTACAGCTCCGGCCAGGTCTGCACCAACGGCACACGCGTGTTTGTTCCAAAGCACCTGCAAGCGGCCTTTGAAGCCAAGATCGTCGAGCGTGTTGCGCGCATCCGCGTCGGCAACCCAGAAGACGAAAACACCAACTTCGGCCCGCTGGTCAGCTTCGCTCACATGGAAAGCGTGCTGGGCTACATCACCAAGGGTAAAGAAGAAGGCGCACGCCTGCTGTGCGGCGGCGAGCGCCTGACCGATGGCGCCTTCGCCAAGGGCGCGTTCGTGGCACCGACGGTGTTCACTGACTGCACCGACGAAATGACCATCGTGCGTGAAGAAATCTTTGGCCCGGTGATGAGCATCCTCACCTTTGATACCGAAGAAGAAGTGATCCGCCGCGCCAACGACACCGACTTCGGCCTGGCTGCCGGCCTGGTCACCAAGGACTTGAACCGCGCCCACCGCGTGATTCACCAGTTGGAAGCCGGTATCTGCTGGATCAACGCCTGGGGCGAGTCCGACGCCAAGATGCCGGTTGGCGGCTACAAGCAGTCGGGTGTTGGCCGTGAGAACGGCATCAGCTCGCTGAACAACTTCACCCGCATCAAATCGGTACAGGTTGAGCTGGGCGACTACGCCTCGGTGTTCTAACCCGGCTACCGCCAATCGCCCGCAAGCGGGCTCCTACAAGGATTGCGCACGACCTGTAGGAGCCGGCTTGCCGGCGATCGAGGGCAACGCCCTCGCCTGACCTGACCATCTCCAAAGAGGGTGCATTCAATGTCCCAAGAATACGACTACATCATTGTGGGTGCCGGCTCCGCCGGTAACACCCT from Pseudomonas fluorescens encodes the following:
- a CDS encoding BCCT family transporter produces the protein MFYTSTALILLLTAVLIIAPQEAGRMLGVAQTWLSKSFGWYYMVVIAAYLVFVVGLAFSSYGKLKLGSKADTPDFSYGAWAGMLFSSGIGISLLYFGASEPLDHYFNPPEGAPATHMAARQALQLTFLHWGLHGWAIYALVGLAVAYFAYRHNQPLALRSALYPLMGERWVKGAAGHAVDGFGMFVTLLGLVTNLGIGSMQVSSGLENLFGMEHSNTNLLIVIIVMSTVATIAAVSGVENGIRRLSNLNIVLFSGLLIFVLLFGPTLHLLNGFVQNIGDYMNGLVLKTFDLYVYEGDGDKSERWMGLWTLFYWAWWISWAPFVGMFIARISRGRTVRELVAGVLLIPLGFTLAWLSIFGNSALDLVLNHGAVELGKTALEQPSMAIYQLLEYYPASKVVIGVSIFVGFVLFLTPADSGAVMMANLSCKGGNVDEDAPHWLRIFWSAVITLVTIGLLFAGNFEAMQTMVVLAGLPFSVVLIFFMFGLHKAMRQDVAIEQEQAQLAERGRRGFSERLTAQDLQPSQAVVQRFMDKKVTPALEEAAVALRAQGLDVQTLLGKSKRCIGVRIEMEGNPFVYEVSLDGYLAAPSESIEADEERARYYRAEVYLHNGGQEYDLMGFTQEQITRDVLDQFESHRQLLGRVYS
- the betB gene encoding betaine-aldehyde dehydrogenase — encoded protein: MARFELQKLYIDGGYSDAGSDATFEAINPANGEVLANVQRATFEDVERAVVSAEKGQKIWAAMTAMERSRILRRAVEILRERNDELAALETLDTGKAFSETKYVDIVTGADVLEYYAGLVPAIEGEQIPLRTTSFVYTRREPLGVVAGIGAWNYPIQIALWKSAPALAAGNAMIFKPSEVTSLTTLKLAEIYTEAGVPDGVFNVLTGSGREVGTWLTEHPRIEKISFTGGTDTGKKVMASASSSSLKDVTMELGGKSPLIIFDDADLDRAADTAMMANFYSSGQVCTNGTRVFVPKHLQAAFEAKIVERVARIRVGNPEDENTNFGPLVSFAHMESVLGYITKGKEEGARLLCGGERLTDGAFAKGAFVAPTVFTDCTDEMTIVREEIFGPVMSILTFDTEEEVIRRANDTDFGLAAGLVTKDLNRAHRVIHQLEAGICWINAWGESDAKMPVGGYKQSGVGRENGISSLNNFTRIKSVQVELGDYASVF
- the betI gene encoding transcriptional regulator BetI; this translates as MPKVGMQPIRRQQLIEATLTAIDQVGMGDASIALIARLAGVSNGIISHYFQDKNGLIAATMRYLMNVLIENVHERRQALKEDSPRAHLQVIIGGNFDASQVNGPAMKTWLAFWATSMHHPSLHRLQRINDHRLYSNLCCQFRRVLPLAEARSAARGLAALIDGLWLRGALSGDAFDTEQAQRIAYEYMDFQLAKQVS